A genome region from Pseudomonas sp. N3-W includes the following:
- the sctW gene encoding type III secretion system gatekeeper subunit SctW, which produces MKINTYNDVMPLDLIARPMFGAPAESAVAKNPLIDSMEEVALKFSESVERHSKSLDERHISEPGRGQRVERIEKLVELYRLLDHADQPSLEQQARRMQAQLQQQPSMEAALALGEHDPARTDILLQQALRLSTAEGLEAEVDTTRNLIDELRQLHGDKIRAGFNTASAIALFSQDPQQRAAMRQLYYKAIVGQQPLATLLEALLERFSEEQFARGLRTLQRALADDIAALSPSLPSGVLATMLRGLGSCGQLNNLLKTCLALLERMQQRAPRSNMTPLTMGKRVLRFCANGFFARDLTLLTEDTVGAESRLHPLFLNGFYPLLQNLPLVLWKDLKTRQNGLRLLHNMMDELARQERQLMGLSEPHRGTQ; this is translated from the coding sequence ATGAAAATCAACACCTACAACGACGTCATGCCCCTGGACCTGATTGCGCGCCCAATGTTCGGCGCGCCAGCGGAATCGGCCGTGGCGAAAAACCCGCTGATCGACTCCATGGAAGAGGTGGCGCTGAAGTTCAGCGAAAGCGTCGAACGTCACAGCAAGAGCCTGGACGAGCGCCACATCAGCGAACCCGGTCGCGGGCAACGGGTGGAGCGCATCGAGAAACTGGTCGAGCTCTATCGCCTGCTTGACCACGCCGACCAACCCAGCCTGGAACAACAGGCGCGGCGCATGCAGGCACAGCTGCAACAGCAGCCGTCGATGGAGGCGGCGCTGGCCCTCGGCGAACACGACCCGGCGCGCACCGACATCCTGCTGCAACAGGCCTTGCGCCTGTCCACGGCCGAGGGCCTTGAGGCCGAGGTCGACACCACGCGCAACCTGATCGACGAGCTGCGGCAATTGCACGGCGACAAGATCCGCGCCGGTTTCAACACCGCCAGCGCCATCGCATTGTTCAGCCAGGACCCGCAACAACGCGCCGCCATGCGTCAGCTCTACTACAAGGCCATCGTCGGCCAGCAGCCGCTGGCGACGTTGCTCGAAGCGCTGCTGGAGCGCTTCAGTGAAGAACAGTTCGCCCGTGGCCTGCGCACCTTGCAACGGGCGCTGGCGGACGACATCGCCGCGCTCTCGCCGTCGCTGCCCAGCGGCGTGCTGGCGACGATGCTGCGCGGGCTGGGCTCCTGCGGGCAGTTGAACAACCTGCTGAAAACCTGCCTCGCATTGCTCGAACGCATGCAGCAGCGCGCCCCGCGCAGCAACATGACGCCGCTGACCATGGGCAAACGGGTGCTGCGTTTTTGCGCCAACGGCTTCTTCGCCCGCGACCTGACACTGCTCACCGAAGACACCGTGGGCGCCGAATCGCGCCTGCACCCGCTGTTCCTCAACGGCTTCTACCCGCTGCTGCAAAACCTGCCACTGGTGCTGTGGAAAGACCTGAAGACCCGGCAGAACGGCCTGCGCCTGCTGCACAACATGATGGATGAACTGGCCCGTCAGGAACGGCAGCTGATGGGGCTGTCCGAGCCGCACCGGGGTACGCAATGA
- the sctV gene encoding type III secretion system export apparatus subunit SctV produces MNRLIHLLNSLALAVMRRTEIVGAVMVMAIVFMMILPLPTALVDVLIALNICISSLLIVLAMYLPRPLAFSTFPAVLLLTTMFRLSLSIATTRLILLQQDAGHIVEAFGSFVVGGNLAVGLVIFLILTIVNFLVITKGSERVAEVAARFTLDAMPGKQMSIDSDLRANLINVREARQRREQLSKESQLFGAMDGAMKFVKGDAVAGLVIVFINLIGGFAIGVLQNGMEAADAMHLYSVLTIGDGLIAQIPALLISLTAGMIITRVAPDSQAADANIGHEIAEQLTSQPKAWVFSSIGMLGFAAIPGMPSLVFISISMICLFSGLIQLWRIRQKQIQQDNAGAARNGAPELNGREDIRRFNPSRAYLLQFHPEHKGSAPLEQLIQGIRQRRNTLVHQFGLTLPSFDLDFSEQLATDEFCFCVYEVPLIRATFSATRMAVHQRQAGEVHDGEPGRVERDESQWVWFDAGHSMLRMGTVDALSADELILERMSRAFQATGPQFIGLQESKAILGWLETEQPELAQELQRTLPLARFAAVLQRLSAELVSLRSVRPIAETLIEQGQHERDLNALTDYVRIALKAQICHQHAEHGALHAWLVTPETEVLLRDALRQSQNEAYFALEPQVGSALLEQLRDAFGLRSKPNPVLLVAQDLRSPLHGLLNEEFNHVPVLSFAELLSTVQVQVLGRIDLEEAQALCA; encoded by the coding sequence ATGAACCGCTTGATTCATCTGCTCAACAGCCTCGCGCTGGCGGTAATGCGCCGCACCGAGATTGTCGGCGCGGTGATGGTCATGGCCATCGTGTTCATGATGATCCTGCCGCTGCCCACCGCGTTGGTGGACGTGCTGATCGCCCTGAACATCTGCATTTCCTCGTTGCTGATCGTGCTCGCCATGTACCTGCCACGGCCGCTGGCGTTCTCGACATTTCCGGCGGTGTTGCTGCTGACGACGATGTTTCGCCTGTCGCTGTCGATTGCCACCACGCGCCTGATTCTGTTGCAGCAGGACGCCGGGCACATCGTCGAAGCGTTCGGCAGTTTCGTGGTCGGCGGCAACCTGGCGGTGGGCCTGGTGATTTTCCTGATCCTGACCATCGTCAACTTCCTGGTGATCACCAAGGGCTCGGAACGGGTGGCCGAGGTGGCGGCAAGGTTCACCCTCGACGCCATGCCCGGCAAGCAGATGTCGATCGACAGCGACCTGCGCGCCAACCTGATCAACGTGCGCGAAGCCCGCCAGCGCCGTGAACAACTGTCCAAGGAAAGCCAGCTGTTCGGCGCCATGGACGGCGCCATGAAGTTCGTCAAGGGCGATGCCGTGGCCGGGCTGGTGATCGTGTTCATCAACCTGATCGGCGGCTTCGCCATCGGCGTGCTGCAGAACGGCATGGAAGCGGCGGACGCCATGCACCTGTATTCGGTGCTGACCATCGGTGACGGCCTGATCGCGCAGATCCCGGCGCTGCTGATTTCCCTCACCGCCGGCATGATCATCACCCGCGTGGCGCCCGACAGCCAGGCCGCCGATGCCAACATCGGCCACGAGATTGCCGAGCAATTGACGAGTCAACCGAAGGCCTGGGTGTTCTCATCGATTGGCATGCTCGGCTTCGCGGCGATCCCCGGCATGCCGAGCCTGGTGTTCATCAGCATCAGCATGATCTGCCTGTTCAGCGGCCTGATTCAGCTGTGGCGCATCCGCCAGAAACAGATCCAGCAAGACAATGCCGGCGCGGCGCGCAACGGTGCGCCGGAGCTCAATGGCCGCGAGGATATCCGTCGCTTCAACCCGTCACGCGCCTACCTGTTGCAGTTTCATCCCGAGCACAAGGGCAGCGCGCCGCTGGAGCAATTGATTCAGGGCATCCGTCAGCGGCGTAACACGCTGGTGCACCAGTTCGGCCTCACCCTGCCCTCCTTCGACCTGGATTTCAGCGAGCAACTGGCGACGGACGAGTTCTGTTTCTGCGTCTACGAAGTGCCACTGATTCGCGCGACGTTCAGCGCCACTCGGATGGCCGTGCACCAGCGCCAGGCCGGCGAGGTGCATGACGGCGAACCGGGGCGGGTCGAGCGCGACGAAAGCCAGTGGGTGTGGTTCGACGCCGGGCATTCGATGCTGCGCATGGGCACCGTCGATGCACTCAGCGCCGACGAGCTGATTCTGGAACGCATGAGCCGCGCCTTTCAGGCCACCGGGCCGCAATTCATCGGCTTGCAGGAGAGCAAGGCGATCCTCGGCTGGCTCGAAACCGAACAACCGGAACTCGCCCAGGAGCTGCAACGCACCCTGCCGCTGGCGCGCTTCGCGGCGGTGTTGCAGCGCCTGTCGGCGGAGCTGGTGTCGCTGCGTTCGGTGCGCCCGATTGCCGAAACCCTGATCGAGCAGGGCCAGCACGAACGCGACCTGAACGCCCTCACCGATTACGTGCGCATCGCCCTCAAGGCGCAAATCTGCCATCAGCACGCCGAACACGGCGCGCTGCACGCCTGGCTGGTGACCCCGGAAACCGAAGTGCTGCTGCGCGATGCCCTGCGCCAGAGCCAGAACGAGGCGTACTTCGCCCTCGAACCGCAGGTGGGCAGCGCGTTGCTGGAGCAATTGCGCGATGCCTTTGGCCTGCGCAGCAAACCCAATCCGGTGCTGCTGGTTGCCCAGGACCTGCGCAGCCCGCTGCACGGCTTGCTCAACGAAGAATTCAATCATGT